One genomic segment of [Phormidium] sp. ETS-05 includes these proteins:
- a CDS encoding CHAT domain-containing protein: MKNLAIFLGSLIWMSGGLFSGKAAAINSDVFTNPNGDNLQFALSEAANMAEDRAAAKEREAEALYRADRLNEAMGLLQDLDLEYATIGDNLTRARILRNIALVYYQKGEISMAVSTIDRSIQFFCNSQNCESKIVNNATENLWADIIYLQGQLQTTTGQLEAALESWKNAAKHYENIGEISSVTKSKIAQAQAMMALGLYRDALDTLDAVNSDLDKQPNTLLKAIGLKSLGDALRVVGKIAQSQEVLGKSLEVAQQLNSTEMVASVLISLGNTARGNDVEAAFSFYEKAIFTCGNDAKCAASMVPLDGRLNQINLIRKNLDNRLEIFVNYDSKLESLIRESQAILREIPLTKARINAQLNLARSLMALSSSDRVKIDPELLAPETIAYQLASTVAEAHTLGDKRGSSYALGNLGRLYKLNQMWDDARKLTEQALLLAQQLEAGDIAYQWQWQLGRILKAQGDREEAILYYKAAINTLDSLRGDLVAVSSDVQFDFKESVEPVYREFVSLLLASEQPPSPSDLILARNTIESLQLAELDNFFRDACLNKKQQVQIDKIDNKAAVFYPIILENSLEVILALPGENMRHYRVSLAETEIETIIQELRDALTIPRLQISMRFFLRPSQLIYDWLIRPAEQDLAASGVETLVFVLDGALRNVPMTSLYDGQQYLIEKYSVALAPGLQLVDSQPLARQQLKILTAGLTEGRQGFSPLPGVELEIEQIEAEAPTQVLLNQSFTQENLKTAVDSFPFQIVHLATHGKFSSQAEDTFVLTWDGRLNAKELDSLLRSDSQKHPLELLVLSACNTAAGDNRAALGLAGVAVRAGARSTLASLWYVSDEATAALMSAFYRELAKPGATKAEALRLAQIEVLQQKQFAHPYFWSAFVLVGNWL, from the coding sequence ATGAAAAATTTGGCAATTTTCCTTGGTTCTCTGATTTGGATGTCTGGCGGCTTGTTCTCCGGGAAAGCTGCGGCAATTAATTCTGATGTTTTCACCAATCCCAATGGGGACAATCTACAATTTGCCCTTAGTGAAGCCGCCAATATGGCTGAGGATAGGGCAGCGGCTAAGGAAAGAGAGGCGGAGGCGCTCTACCGAGCCGATCGGCTGAACGAGGCAATGGGACTGTTGCAGGATTTAGATTTAGAATATGCCACCATAGGCGATAATTTAACCAGAGCCAGAATTCTCAGGAATATAGCTTTAGTTTACTACCAAAAGGGAGAAATATCTATGGCTGTATCAACCATAGATAGAAGTATTCAATTTTTTTGTAACAGCCAAAACTGTGAAAGTAAAATAGTCAATAATGCCACAGAAAATTTGTGGGCTGATATCATTTATTTACAAGGTCAGCTCCAAACAACCACCGGCCAATTAGAAGCGGCTCTAGAATCATGGAAAAATGCAGCTAAGCATTATGAAAATATCGGCGAGATTAGCAGTGTCACTAAAAGTAAAATCGCTCAAGCGCAAGCGATGATGGCATTGGGATTATACCGCGATGCTCTGGACACTTTGGATGCTGTGAATTCTGACTTGGATAAGCAACCAAATACCTTGCTCAAGGCGATCGGGCTGAAAAGTTTGGGCGATGCGTTGCGCGTAGTGGGAAAAATCGCTCAATCTCAAGAGGTTTTGGGAAAAAGTCTAGAAGTGGCACAGCAGCTAAATTCAACGGAAATGGTGGCATCGGTTTTGATTAGCTTGGGCAATACTGCTAGAGGAAATGATGTGGAGGCTGCGTTTAGTTTTTATGAAAAAGCTATTTTTACTTGTGGGAATGATGCTAAATGTGCGGCATCTATGGTGCCCCTTGATGGGCGGTTGAATCAAATTAACCTGATTAGAAAAAATCTTGATAACAGGTTGGAAATTTTTGTGAATTACGACTCAAAACTTGAAAGTTTAATTAGAGAAAGTCAAGCTATTTTAAGAGAAATACCATTGACAAAAGCGCGGATTAATGCTCAGCTAAATTTGGCCCGATCGCTCATGGCTTTAAGCAGCAGCGATCGGGTAAAAATCGACCCGGAATTATTAGCACCGGAAACAATAGCTTACCAGCTAGCTTCTACAGTAGCAGAAGCCCATACTCTTGGCGATAAAAGGGGCTCATCCTATGCTCTCGGCAATTTAGGGCGCCTGTACAAACTTAACCAAATGTGGGATGATGCCCGGAAATTAACCGAACAAGCCTTATTATTAGCCCAGCAGCTAGAAGCAGGAGATATTGCTTATCAATGGCAATGGCAGCTAGGGAGGATTTTAAAAGCTCAGGGAGATAGAGAAGAAGCCATACTCTATTATAAAGCCGCCATCAATACCCTAGACAGTTTGCGCGGTGATTTAGTCGCAGTCAGTTCTGATGTGCAGTTTGACTTCAAAGAAAGTGTAGAGCCAGTTTATCGCGAATTTGTTTCGCTGCTCCTCGCATCAGAGCAACCACCATCGCCATCAGACTTAATTTTGGCTCGCAACACCATTGAATCTTTACAGCTTGCCGAACTAGATAATTTTTTCCGCGATGCTTGTTTAAATAAAAAACAACAAGTACAAATTGACAAAATCGACAACAAAGCCGCCGTTTTCTATCCAATTATCCTAGAAAACAGTCTAGAAGTTATTCTCGCTTTACCCGGAGAAAATATGCGCCACTACCGGGTATCTCTGGCAGAAACGGAAATCGAAACCATCATTCAGGAATTGCGGGATGCTTTGACCATTCCTCGGCTCCAAATTTCCATGAGGTTCTTTTTACGACCGTCCCAGCTTATTTACGACTGGCTCATCCGTCCAGCCGAACAAGACCTGGCTGCCAGTGGCGTAGAAACTCTCGTATTTGTGTTAGATGGAGCGCTGCGAAATGTGCCCATGACTTCCCTTTATGATGGGCAGCAGTATTTAATCGAAAAATACAGTGTGGCTCTGGCTCCAGGGTTGCAACTGGTGGACTCGCAACCCCTCGCTCGGCAACAGCTAAAAATCCTCACGGCAGGTTTGACAGAAGGGAGGCAAGGGTTTTCTCCTTTACCGGGGGTGGAATTGGAGATTGAGCAAATCGAGGCAGAGGCTCCTACCCAAGTTTTGTTGAATCAGTCTTTTACTCAGGAGAATTTAAAAACCGCTGTAGATTCTTTTCCTTTCCAGATTGTTCACCTGGCTACTCATGGTAAATTTAGCTCTCAGGCTGAAGATACATTTGTACTGACGTGGGATGGCAGACTCAATGCCAAAGAGCTGGATAGCCTCTTGCGAAGTGATTCTCAGAAACACCCCCTGGAGCTGCTGGTCCTCAGTGCTTGCAATACCGCTGCCGGAGACAACCGCGCCGCCTTGGGACTAGCGGGAGTCGCCGTGCGCGCTGGGGCTCGCAGCACTTTAGCATCTCTGTGGTACGTCTCCGATGAAGCCACCGCCGCCCTCATGTCGGCATTTTATCGCGAATTAGCTAAACCCGGAGCCACCAAAGCAGAAGCTCTCCGCCTAGCGCAAATCGAGGTTTTGCAGCAGAAGCAATTCGCGCACCCTTATTTCTGGTCTGCTTTTGTCCTGGTGGGCAATTGGCTTTGA
- a CDS encoding lysylphosphatidylglycerol synthase domain-containing protein, with protein sequence MIDTKILPRLGSLFSILLFIFCVWVLARELRGFEFREVLDYLASLPKYRVYLAIGLTALSYWVMTWYDVLALLYIRHQLPYRKIAFTAFIAYAISNTVGFTIFIGGAIRYRLYKKWGLSPFDIAQVTAFVSLTFWLGLLALGGLVFPQKPVEISHMLGLHFLSIHSLGIIFITIIISYFIATIIGKGNFQLFNREFRFPSWKYSIAQITTATADWVLAGGVFYCLLPPQSHLSYQEFFGIYLMAHFAGILSNVPAGIGVFETIILLLLSSSFSKVTILGSILAYRGIYYLSTLLIGVILLGLYEMRHRLFS encoded by the coding sequence ATGATAGATACAAAAATCCTCCCTCGTCTGGGTTCTCTGTTCAGCATTTTATTGTTTATCTTCTGTGTGTGGGTGCTGGCTAGAGAGCTGCGCGGCTTTGAATTTCGCGAGGTTCTGGACTATTTAGCCTCTTTGCCTAAATATCGGGTTTATCTGGCCATAGGATTAACTGCCCTCAGTTACTGGGTGATGACCTGGTATGATGTCTTGGCCCTCCTCTACATCCGCCACCAATTACCTTACCGGAAAATCGCCTTTACCGCTTTTATCGCCTACGCCATCAGCAATACAGTGGGTTTCACCATCTTTATCGGTGGGGCAATTCGGTATCGGCTTTACAAAAAATGGGGTTTATCCCCTTTCGATATCGCCCAAGTCACTGCCTTTGTTTCCCTTACCTTTTGGTTGGGATTACTCGCCCTCGGCGGCTTGGTATTTCCGCAAAAACCCGTAGAGATATCCCATATGCTGGGGCTGCATTTTCTCTCGATTCATTCTTTGGGCATAATTTTTATTACCATAATTATATCATACTTTATCGCTACGATAATTGGCAAGGGTAATTTCCAATTATTTAACCGGGAATTTCGTTTTCCTTCCTGGAAATATTCTATTGCCCAAATCACTACTGCTACCGCTGATTGGGTTTTAGCTGGGGGCGTTTTTTACTGCTTGCTCCCCCCCCAATCTCACTTATCTTATCAGGAATTTTTCGGAATTTACCTAATGGCCCACTTTGCGGGGATTCTCAGTAACGTTCCGGCTGGGATTGGGGTTTTTGAAACCATAATTTTACTGCTGTTGTCCTCCAGCTTCTCTAAGGTGACTATCTTGGGCTCAATTTTGGCGTACCGAGGTATTTATTATCTATCAACTCTACTGATCGGCGTAATTCTTCTGGGTTTATACGAGATGCGCCACCGGTTATTTTCTTAG
- a CDS encoding saccharopine dehydrogenase NADP-binding domain-containing protein — protein MSRILILGGTGRIGNSVAQDILAHTTGEITVTGRRTPLGDALAGDRVRFLPLSLGDETALGEAISGHDLVIHCAGPFRDRTTRVLEICIKQGVNYLDVSDDPPFVREALSLKDTAAANGVTAIVSTGVFPGIANSMARQAVESLDSPDTLRLSYAVAGSGGAGVTVMRTTFLELQHPFNAWIDGKWQSVKPYSQREIVKFPPPYGDAGVYWFHTVEAATLPVSFPHLRTVITKFGSIPDFYNYLTWMVAQLPSGWLKNPEMVEFLSQISYAMTQVTDRFTGIGIAMQLEVTGLKDGQPERIIATFCHENTATAAGAGTGSIAELLLSGELQKPGVWPVEQAVTTPLFLRTMQARGMEIQVVRM, from the coding sequence ATGTCGCGGATTTTGATTTTAGGGGGCACTGGGCGAATTGGCAATAGCGTCGCCCAGGATATCTTGGCTCATACCACAGGGGAAATTACTGTCACCGGACGCCGAACACCCCTAGGGGATGCTCTGGCGGGCGATCGCGTCCGGTTTCTCCCTTTGTCTTTAGGTGACGAAACGGCTCTGGGAGAGGCCATTTCTGGCCATGATTTGGTGATTCACTGTGCCGGTCCGTTTCGCGATCGTACTACTCGCGTCCTAGAAATCTGCATCAAGCAGGGAGTAAACTATCTTGATGTCAGCGATGACCCCCCTTTCGTCCGTGAAGCTCTCTCCCTCAAAGACACCGCCGCCGCCAATGGTGTCACTGCCATAGTCAGTACGGGGGTGTTTCCCGGTATCGCCAACAGCATGGCTCGCCAAGCTGTAGAAAGTCTCGACAGTCCCGATACCCTCCGCCTCAGCTACGCCGTCGCCGGTTCAGGGGGAGCTGGCGTCACAGTAATGCGTACCACATTTTTAGAACTGCAACATCCCTTCAATGCCTGGATAGATGGAAAATGGCAGTCCGTTAAACCCTACAGTCAGCGAGAAATCGTCAAATTTCCTCCTCCCTACGGTGATGCTGGCGTCTATTGGTTCCACACAGTGGAAGCAGCGACCCTCCCCGTAAGTTTCCCTCACCTGCGTACCGTCATCACCAAGTTTGGCTCAATTCCAGATTTCTATAATTATCTCACTTGGATGGTAGCCCAGTTACCCTCCGGCTGGTTAAAAAATCCAGAAATGGTCGAGTTTTTATCCCAAATCAGCTATGCCATGACCCAAGTTACTGACCGGTTTACCGGTATCGGTATCGCCATGCAGTTGGAAGTTACCGGCTTAAAAGATGGCCAACCGGAGCGCATAATTGCCACTTTCTGCCATGAGAATACCGCAACTGCAGCCGGAGCGGGTACGGGCAGTATCGCCGAGTTACTCTTATCTGGGGAATTGCAGAAACCAGGGGTGTGGCCAGTAGAACAAGCTGTAACTACCCCTTTATTCCTGCGGACGATGCAGGCCAGAGGGATGGAAATTCAGGTAGTTAGGATGTAG
- a CDS encoding DUF1648 domain-containing protein, giving the protein MTPVAKLPWEMALEIIAVIAIVANVLLVIRYWSELPATVPMHFNIKGEADLFGPKVTIWIGTAIAIACYILMTFIAKSPDNWNYPVPLNPANADIQYKIGMDMLIWMKAEMMVMLAFIEWQVIRVAVGKAETVNVIGVFAILAVLIATSVYYLLQAMSNK; this is encoded by the coding sequence ATGACACCTGTAGCCAAACTGCCTTGGGAAATGGCTTTAGAAATTATCGCTGTTATCGCCATAGTTGCCAATGTGCTGCTAGTTATCCGTTATTGGTCTGAGCTTCCCGCCACGGTTCCCATGCACTTTAACATCAAAGGAGAAGCTGACCTGTTTGGACCAAAAGTTACCATTTGGATTGGCACAGCCATTGCAATTGCTTGCTATATTTTAATGACTTTTATTGCCAAAAGTCCAGATAATTGGAATTATCCGGTGCCCCTGAACCCCGCCAATGCAGATATTCAGTATAAAATTGGGATGGATATGCTAATTTGGATGAAAGCCGAAATGATGGTGATGCTAGCTTTCATTGAATGGCAGGTGATTCGGGTGGCTGTGGGGAAAGCGGAAACGGTAAATGTGATAGGGGTATTTGCTATATTAGCTGTGCTGATTGCTACAAGTGTTTATTATCTTCTGCAAGCTATGTCTAACAAATAA
- a CDS encoding DUF1648 domain-containing protein has protein sequence MNNRRDRPVIIIGKSAVAMVLELAAVAATVANIGMVLWFWAQLPPTIPIHFGIGGYADLFGPKITILILPAVAVFSYILMTLVSRHPHTWNYPVPITPENAERQYKIGMQVLLWMKTQMLWMLVFVVWQMIWVAVGKATTVNVAAIFALLGVVLGTSWYHLRQAKLAR, from the coding sequence ATGAATAACCGCCGGGATAGACCAGTGATAATTATCGGGAAATCGGCAGTGGCTATGGTTTTAGAGCTAGCGGCAGTGGCGGCTACGGTGGCCAATATTGGCATGGTTTTATGGTTTTGGGCGCAATTGCCCCCCACAATTCCCATTCACTTTGGTATCGGGGGATATGCTGACCTGTTTGGCCCGAAAATCACGATTTTGATTCTGCCAGCAGTAGCGGTGTTTTCCTACATATTAATGACATTGGTTAGCCGCCATCCCCACACTTGGAATTATCCGGTGCCGATTACTCCAGAAAACGCCGAACGTCAGTATAAAATCGGTATGCAAGTGTTACTGTGGATGAAAACACAAATGCTGTGGATGCTGGTGTTTGTGGTGTGGCAGATGATTTGGGTGGCTGTGGGGAAAGCGACAACGGTAAACGTGGCGGCCATATTTGCCCTGTTGGGGGTGGTTTTGGGGACATCGTGGTATCATTTGCGCCAAGCGAAGTTGGCACGGTAG